Proteins encoded within one genomic window of Streptomyces sp. NBC_01314:
- a CDS encoding acyl-CoA dehydrogenase family protein: MDLTHSPAEEEFRARLREWLAKVLPTLPPKPSPDDWPGRRAYDLGWQRMLYDAGYADVHWDASPTMRLIFLEETERAGAPYVGAGFVGLLHAGPTIAAEGTAEQRARWLPPILRGEEVWCQGFSEPDAGSDLAALRTRARRDGDEYVVTGSKIWTSHAEVADWCELLVRTDAEAPKHRGISWLAMPMDTPGVTVRPLRTLAGSTEFAEVFLDEVRVPVANRVGEENDGWRVTMVTLSFERGTAFVGEVVACRRALGEVAREARANGRWDDSVVRRRLGRLNAEFRTLWRLTQWNVSAAESSGGVPGVGGSVFKLRYSRARQELYDVAADVLGPDALDLGRGWVLDRLSSLSYTIAAGTSEIQRNIVGERILGLPKG; encoded by the coding sequence ATGGATCTCACTCACAGCCCGGCGGAGGAGGAGTTCCGGGCGCGGCTGCGGGAGTGGCTGGCGAAGGTGCTCCCCACGCTGCCGCCGAAGCCGTCGCCCGACGACTGGCCGGGACGGCGCGCGTACGACCTCGGCTGGCAGCGGATGCTGTACGACGCCGGGTACGCCGACGTCCACTGGGACGCCTCGCCGACCATGCGGCTGATCTTCCTGGAGGAGACCGAGAGGGCGGGCGCCCCGTACGTGGGCGCCGGCTTCGTGGGACTGCTGCACGCGGGGCCCACCATCGCGGCCGAGGGCACCGCCGAGCAGCGGGCGCGCTGGCTGCCGCCGATCCTGCGCGGTGAGGAGGTCTGGTGCCAGGGCTTCAGCGAGCCGGACGCCGGGTCCGACCTGGCGGCGCTGCGCACGCGGGCGCGGAGGGACGGCGACGAGTACGTGGTGACGGGGTCGAAGATCTGGACCTCGCACGCCGAAGTCGCCGACTGGTGCGAGCTGTTGGTGCGCACGGACGCGGAGGCGCCGAAGCACCGGGGCATCTCCTGGCTGGCGATGCCCATGGACACGCCCGGCGTGACCGTACGGCCCCTGCGCACCCTCGCCGGCTCCACCGAGTTCGCCGAGGTCTTCCTCGACGAGGTGCGGGTGCCGGTCGCCAACCGGGTGGGGGAGGAGAACGACGGCTGGCGCGTGACCATGGTGACGCTGTCGTTCGAGCGCGGGACCGCGTTCGTGGGTGAAGTGGTGGCGTGCCGACGGGCGTTGGGGGAGGTCGCGCGGGAGGCGCGGGCGAACGGGCGCTGGGACGACTCCGTCGTGCGGCGGCGGCTGGGGCGGCTGAACGCGGAGTTCCGGACGCTGTGGCGGCTCACGCAGTGGAACGTGAGCGCGGCGGAGTCCTCCGGAGGGGTGCCGGGGGTGGGGGGTTCGGTTTTCAAACTGAGGTACTCGCGCGCGCGGCAGGAGTTGTACGACGTGGCGGCGGATGTCCTGGGGCCCGACGCGCTCGATCTCGGG